Proteins found in one Solitalea lacus genomic segment:
- the traN gene encoding conjugative transposon protein TraN: MKKICVLIITGIIIFLNSVVQAQQVSLSRSEAIVPCQLLITFSKTTSIVFPFSIKSIDRGSSDVLVQQVKNVSNVMLVKAAKEGFNETNLTVITADGSLYSFLVNYASNPTGYAFQISKDTVSSQEIVFTDGKLNELEIARLAERIVKEKPIINKKDKKYGIGINLLGIYVKDDELYFQLRLKNCTNIRFDVEQLRFTILDQKQSKRTAIQQLDIIPIETFGNVKTIKENTEEIIVVAFPKFTVSDKKYLQVQLMEHNGGRNLSLKVRNPTIIKAKPIALE; this comes from the coding sequence ATGAAAAAGATTTGTGTGTTAATAATAACAGGAATTATAATATTCCTTAATTCGGTGGTACAGGCACAGCAGGTTTCCTTATCCAGATCAGAAGCGATTGTACCTTGCCAGCTTTTAATTACTTTTTCTAAAACTACCAGTATCGTATTCCCTTTTTCGATTAAAAGCATAGATCGCGGGAGCAGTGATGTATTGGTTCAGCAGGTAAAGAATGTATCGAATGTTATGTTAGTCAAAGCTGCAAAAGAGGGATTTAATGAGACTAATCTTACGGTTATTACAGCCGATGGATCTTTGTATTCATTTCTGGTGAATTATGCTTCCAATCCAACTGGTTATGCATTTCAAATAAGCAAGGACACCGTTTCCAGTCAAGAGATTGTATTTACTGATGGTAAGCTGAATGAATTGGAGATTGCCCGACTTGCAGAACGTATTGTCAAAGAAAAACCCATCATAAATAAAAAAGATAAAAAATACGGCATCGGAATAAATCTTCTTGGAATATACGTTAAGGATGATGAATTGTATTTTCAGCTGAGACTGAAAAACTGTACCAATATTCGTTTCGATGTAGAACAGCTGCGGTTTACTATCCTTGATCAAAAGCAATCCAAACGAACGGCTATTCAGCAGCTTGATATAATACCGATAGAAACCTTCGGTAATGTCAAAACCATTAAAGAAAATACGGAAGAGATAATTGTTGTCGCTTTTCCAAAGTTCACTGTTTCTGATAAAAAATACTTGCAGGTGCAACTTATGGAACATAACGGAGGACGGAACTTGTCTTTAAAAGTTCGTAATCCGACAATTATTAAAGCAAAGCCTATAGCATTAGAGTAG
- a CDS encoding IS1380 family transposase, protein MEEIAVSKPYLNLDLKIDFTDKEITPWSGIVLLKKMLDRMEFEAALDRLPLPAPGSNRGYSPHQLIQQFMTSIWCGANKFEHCEVTRHDAVMKQCWGFKQMAGSKAIQRFFNKHTLATNQQIFTPLYQWFFGNLQYDNYTLDVDSTILTRYGGQQGSKKGYNPLKPGRNSHHPLIAFIEETKMVANFWLRSGDSYTSNNFQGFLADTIEKLNGKKIGLFRADSGFYGKEVFEYLEQSPQVGNYIIAARQYKPIQQKLAAQHLWVKVTAGIEVAESTYQSPLWDQPRRLVMVRQQVSERPCATDKTLKLFEDEGIYKNYRYSCFVTDLTLPALQVWNLYRQRANCENRIKELKYDFGADSFNLKNFDATEAALNWVMMAYNFISLFRQVVLNTQVEQRLKTLRYKVFAIGGYMVKNGSQKILKLSLAMKRREWFTGLWNCNKTFDLTKT, encoded by the coding sequence TTGGAGGAAATTGCAGTAAGTAAACCTTATTTGAACTTGGACCTGAAAATTGACTTTACAGACAAAGAAATAACGCCCTGGTCGGGCATTGTTTTACTGAAAAAAATGCTGGACAGGATGGAGTTTGAAGCAGCCTTGGATCGGTTGCCATTGCCAGCCCCAGGGTCAAACCGGGGCTATTCCCCGCATCAACTCATCCAACAGTTTATGACCAGCATATGGTGTGGGGCCAACAAGTTTGAACATTGCGAGGTAACACGCCATGATGCGGTCATGAAACAATGCTGGGGTTTCAAACAAATGGCAGGCAGTAAAGCCATCCAGCGCTTTTTCAACAAACATACCCTGGCCACCAACCAGCAGATCTTCACCCCTTTATACCAATGGTTTTTTGGCAATCTGCAGTATGATAATTACACGCTGGATGTCGACTCCACCATCCTTACCCGATACGGCGGGCAACAGGGTAGTAAAAAAGGATACAACCCCCTTAAGCCAGGCCGCAACAGTCATCATCCTTTAATCGCCTTTATAGAGGAAACAAAAATGGTCGCCAACTTTTGGCTGCGAAGCGGCGACAGCTATACGAGCAATAATTTCCAAGGCTTTTTAGCCGATACGATAGAAAAACTAAACGGTAAAAAAATAGGCTTATTCAGGGCCGACAGTGGATTTTACGGTAAAGAAGTATTTGAGTATCTGGAGCAAAGTCCACAAGTGGGCAACTACATCATTGCCGCCCGGCAGTACAAACCGATCCAACAAAAACTCGCCGCACAACACCTGTGGGTAAAAGTTACCGCTGGTATCGAAGTGGCCGAAAGCACTTATCAAAGTCCCCTGTGGGATCAACCCAGAAGGCTGGTCATGGTCCGCCAGCAAGTCAGTGAACGCCCCTGTGCAACGGACAAAACGCTGAAACTATTTGAAGACGAGGGCATTTATAAAAATTACCGCTACAGTTGTTTTGTCACCGATTTAACCCTGCCGGCGCTTCAGGTGTGGAATCTGTACCGGCAAAGGGCCAATTGCGAAAACCGGATCAAAGAACTGAAATACGATTTTGGGGCAGACAGCTTCAATCTTAAAAACTTTGATGCTACCGAAGCGGCCCTGAACTGGGTGATGATGGCCTATAACTTCATCAGCCTTTTCAGGCAGGTCGTGCTTAATACCCAAGTAGAACAACGCCTGAAAACATTACGCTACAAGGTGTTTGCCATTGGCGGGTATATGGTAAAAAACGGCAGCCAGAAAATCCTAAAACTGTCGCTGGCCATGAAACGAAGAGAATGGTTTACCGGCCTATGGAATTGCAATAAAACATTTGACTTGACAAAAACTTAA